The genomic DNA GAACCCGGTGATCACGGCTGACCTGCCATATTTTTCGGCGATGAACTTGTAGGGCTCAAGACCGATGATGGCCGAGACGTGGCCGGGCAGGATGAACGCCTCGATGCCCGCCTTCTCGTCGGCCAGGAGCACGTCCAGGGCGGCGGGCACGGTCTTGTGAAAACAGAGCACCCGCAGGTTCTCGACGCCCTGTTCGCGGGCCATCATCATGGTGGCGGCAATGGTCGGGGCCGTGGTCTCGAAACCCACGCCGATGAAGACCACCAGATCGCCCGGATTCTCACGGGCCAGCTTGATGGTGTCAAAGGGCGAGTAAACGACCTTGACCCTGGCGCCGTCGGCCTGGGCCTTTTTCAGGTTGCGCCCCTGGTGGCCGGGCACGCGCATCAGGTCGCCGAAGGTGGCCATGATGACCTTGTCCCTGCCCGCCAGGTCGAGAAAGGCGTTGACCTCGGACTCGTGGGTGACGCAGACCGGACAGCCAGGACCGCTCAGGTGGACGATCTCGTCCGGCAGCAGCGAGCGCAGACCGCTCTGGAAGATGGCCACCGTGTGGGTGCCGCAGACCTCCATGAAGCGCAACCCGCCCGAGAGCTCGGCGCGCAGCCGCTCCAACACCTTCCCGCACAATTCGGGATCGCGAAATTTATTCAGCAATTCAAAGCTCAAACCATCCCCCCCGCATTGAAAGTGTCACCCCGGCCTTGGGGTCAGGACTCTCCATATACCGATTGCATCCAACGGGCAAACAAAATCCCGGCACGCACGCCTGAACCGAAACATCGCCCCTTTTGCTCCCCCCTGCCGGACACCGGGCAGCAGCCGGACCTCTCAGAAACCGGGCCAGCGTCATGACGCCAACGCCTTGAATTACAATATACTATGCCATGATGCTTCCTTTTTTTGTGAACATATGTTCAATTTACCCTTGACACATAGACATATGAGCATATCCTCATTTGTACAGGCCGACCGCGCCGCTGCGCGCGCGGCAACCCGGATTCTCCGGGTTCGGCCCCAACAACGGAGGTCATCATGCCTTACTGCAACAAACGAGGAGTGAACGGTCCCCGATTCGCGAACACTACCGAGGCCGCCCCCCTGGGCCAGGGAGCCGGATACGGGTTTGGCCGGGGCAACTGCCCCGGACGGGGACAGGGAATGGGACGCGGCATGGGCTGCGGCCAGGGACGCAGCTTTGGCCAGGGCTTTGGCAAAGGTTTTGGCCCCGGTGCCATGACCGGACAGGGAGTTGCGCGCGGCCAGGGCGCCGACGGCTACGCCTCACAGATCATGAACCGGGCCATGGCCCAGGACATCGCGACCAGCGTTCCGGGCCAGGGACGCGGATTCGGCAGGGGCTTCGGCTCTGGAACCGGACTTGCGAACGGTCCGGGAAGCGGGGCCGGATTCGGCGCTGGCTGCCAGATCCGGCGCAGGCGGCGTGCCCGGATATGCACCACCGATCCCGGAAACGTCTAGGATCGACGCTGCCCTTACCCAGACCATCCTGGCCCCAACAATTCAGCAGAAAGGAGCATCCGATGAAAGTGGCAGTGACAAGCGAGGGGCCGACCCTCGATTACCAAGTCGATCCGCGCTTTGGCCGCGCCGGCGGGTTCGTCGTCGTGGACACCGAGACCATGGAAACCACCTATGTGGACAACGGCAGCTCCCAGGCGCGGCCACAGGGCGCGGGCATCCAGGCCGCCGAGAACGTGGCCAACGCAGGCGCCCAGGTAGTCCTGACCGGCTATGTCGGCCCCAAGGCGTTCACGGCCCTGGCCGCCGCCAAGATACGGATCGGCCAGGACGTGGACGGCATGACCGTGCGCGAGGCCGTGGAGAAATACATCCGGGGCGAGGTGGCCATGGCCGACGCCCCCAATGCCCAGGAAGGCGGCAAGCGCTAGCAGGCCGCATGCAGTCTCGTTGCCAAAACGCCAGGTCGGGGTGGAAATGCCATCTTTCCCGGCCCGGCGTGCTTTATTTTTTCCCCGCCTGCTGGTAGGTTGAATCCGCTGGACGCAATGACGCCTCCGGCCAGATGAACGGTGCCGACCCGATGGGCGGCACTGACCATGAACGGTGCCGACCAACCTGACATGAGCGC from Pseudodesulfovibrio aespoeensis Aspo-2 includes the following:
- the hypD gene encoding hydrogenase formation protein HypD, with the translated sequence MLNKFRDPELCGKVLERLRAELSGGLRFMEVCGTHTVAIFQSGLRSLLPDEIVHLSGPGCPVCVTHESEVNAFLDLAGRDKVIMATFGDLMRVPGHQGRNLKKAQADGARVKVVYSPFDTIKLARENPGDLVVFIGVGFETTAPTIAATMMMAREQGVENLRVLCFHKTVPAALDVLLADEKAGIEAFILPGHVSAIIGLEPYKFIAEKYGRSAVITGFEPLDILQSLLQMVEWRNAGEAHVVNNYTRIVSDGGNAKAREIMYTVFAPSDALWRGIGLIPGSGLEIRPEWEQFDAMKEFGIVIKEVPPLPGCKCGDILKGIKRPDECPLFKKACTPANPVGPCMVSTEGSCAAYYKYKLD
- a CDS encoding NifB/NifX family molybdenum-iron cluster-binding protein; the protein is MKVAVTSEGPTLDYQVDPRFGRAGGFVVVDTETMETTYVDNGSSQARPQGAGIQAAENVANAGAQVVLTGYVGPKAFTALAAAKIRIGQDVDGMTVREAVEKYIRGEVAMADAPNAQEGGKR